Proteins found in one Arachis stenosperma cultivar V10309 chromosome 8, arast.V10309.gnm1.PFL2, whole genome shotgun sequence genomic segment:
- the LOC130946536 gene encoding kinesin-like protein KIN-5D, with the protein MDAQQRRGGGLVSISPSTPRSSDKAVRDLRSADSNSTIFNKNDKDKGVNVQVLLRCRPLNEDEMRVNTPVVISCNEGRREVSAVQNIANKQIDKTFAFDKVFGPASQQKELYDQAVSPIVYEVLEGYNCTIFAYGQTGTGKTYTMEGGARKKNGEFPSDAGVIPRAVKQIFDILEAQNAEYNMKVTFLELYNEEITDLLAPEETVKFVDDKSKKPIALMEDGKGGVFVRGLEEEIVCTANEIYKILEKGSAKRRTAETLLNKQSSRSHSIFSITIHIKECTPEGEEMIKCGKLNLVDLAGSENISRSGAREGRAREAGEINKSLLTLGRVINALVEHSGHVPYRDSKLTRLLRDSLGGKTKTCIIATISPSIHCLEETLSTLDYAHRAKNIKNKPEVNQKMMKSAMIKDLYSEIDRLKQEVYAAREKNGIYIPRDRYLHEEAEKKAMAEKIERMEQEAESKDKQLVELQELYHSQQLLTAELSDKLERTEKSLEETQQSLFDLEERHKQANAKIKEKEYLISNLLKSEKALVERAIDLRAELENAASDVTNLFSKIERKDKIEEGNRILIQKFQSQLAQQLEVLHKTVSESVMHQEKQLKDMEEDMQSFVSTKATATEDLRIRVAKVKNMYGTGIKALDDLAEELKGNNQLTYEDLKSEVAKHSSALEDLFKGIALEADSLLNDLQSSLHKQEANLTAYANQQREAHARAVETNRAVSKITVNFFETLDKHASSLTQIVEEAQVDNDKKLCELEKKFEECAAFEEKQLLEKVAEMLATSNARKKKLVQMAVNDLRDSANSKTSQLRQETLTMQDSTSSVKAEWRVHMEKSESNYQENTSAVESGKKHLVEVLQTCLNKAKVGSQQWRKAQESLVSLEKRNGDSVDTIIRRGMEANQGLRTQFSSAVSTTLEDAGTANKDINLSIDHSLQLDHEACENLNSMIVPCYGDLRELKGGHYHRIVEITENSGKCLLNEYTVDEPSCSTPRKRPFNLPSVSSIEELRTPSFDELLKSFWDARSPKQANGDVKQIGAYEAAQSVRDSRLPLTAIN; encoded by the exons ATGGATGCACAGCagagaagaggaggaggacTCGTGTCCATATCTCCATCCACGCCTCGCTCCAGCGACAAGGCAGTGCGAGATCTGCGATCTGCGGATTCCAATTCAACCATTTTCAATAAGAACGACAAGGACAAAGGCGTCAATGTGCAGGTTCTCCTTCGATGCAG GCCGTTGAACGAAGATGAAATGAGGGTGAATACGCCTGTTGTGATTTCCTGCAATGAAGGTAGAAGGGAGGTTTCCGCTGTGCAGAATATAGCCAACAAACAGATCGATAAAACCTTCGCATTTGACAAG GTGTTTGGCCCTGCCTCTCAGCAGAAGGAACTGTATGACCAGGCTGTGTCTCCTATTGTGTATGAAGTACTTGAGGGTTATAACTGCACAATTTTTGCATATGGTCAAACGGGAACGGGGAAGACATACACAATGGAAGGAGGAGCTAGAAAGAAG AATGGCGAATTTCCGAGTGATGCTGGTGTCATCCCCAGAGCTGTGAAACAGATTTTCGATATATTGGAGGCTCAGAATGCAGAGTACAACATGAAAGTAACGTTCTTAGAGCTTTACAATGAGGAAATAACGGATCTTTTGGCCCCTGAGGAGACTGTAAAATTTGTAGATGATAAGTCTAAAAAACCTATCGCTCTAATGGAGGATGGGAAAGGGGGTGTTTTTGTTAGAGGATTAGAGGAAGAGATTGTTTGCACTGCAAATGAAATTTACAAGATATTGGAAAAAGGTTCAGCAAAAAGGCGTACTGCTGAGACTCTTCTTAACAAACAAAGTAGCCGTTCTCATTCCATTTTTTCAATCACAATTCATATTAAGGAGTGTACCCCGGAGGGTGAAGAAATGATTAAATGTGGAAAGCTCAATCTTGTGGACCTTGCAGGCTCTGAGAATATCTCTCGTTCTGGTGCAAGAGAG GGTAGAGCAAGGGAGGCTGGGGAGATAAATAAAAGTCTACTTACACTAGGTCGAGTGATTAACGCCCTTGTTGAGCACTCAGGTCACGTTCCATATAG GGATAGCAAATTAACCAGATTGTTGAGGGATTCCTTGGGTGGTAAAACCAAGACATGCATTATTGCCACAATATCGCCTTCCATTCACTGTCTTGAAGAAACCCTTAGTACCTTGGATTATGCACATCGTGCCAAGAATATAAAGAACAAACCAGAG GTTAATCAGAAAATGATGAAATCTGCAATGATAAAGGATTTGTATTCCGAGATTGACAGACTGAAGCAAG AGGTATATGCTGCTAGAGAGAAGAATGGAATCTATATACCACGTGATCGATATCTTCACGAAGAAGCAGAGAAGAAG GCCATGGCTGAAAAGATAGAACGCATGGAACAAGAGGCAGAGTCCAAAGATAAG CAACTAGTGGAGCTTCAAGAACTCTACCATTCTCAGCAACTTTTGACTGCTGAATTAAGTGACAAACTTGAAAGAACTGAG AAAAGTCTAGAAGAAACTCAGCAGTCCTTGTTTGATCTCGAGGAAAGGCATAAACAAGCAAATGCAAAAATTAAGGAAAAGGAATATCTGATATCAAATCTCTTAAAATCAG AGAAGGCACTTGTGGAACGTGCAATTGACCTACGAGCTGAGCTTGAGAATGCTGCATCAGATGTGACAAACCTATTTTCCAAAATTG AGCGGAAGGATAAAATTGAAGAAGGAAATAGAATACTCATCCAAAAATTCCAGTCTCAGTTAGCTCAACAGCTTGAGGTGTTGCACAAGACAGTGTCAGAATCTGTAATGCATCAAGAGAAGCAACTAAAGGATATGGAGGAAGATATGCAGTCTTTTGTATCAACAAAGGCAACG GCTACCGAAGACCTTAGAATAAGGGTAGCAAAGGTGAAAAACATGTATGGCACTGGCATTAAAGCTTTGGATGATTTGGCTGAGGAGCTTAAAGGAAATAACCAGTTAACTTATGAAGACTTGAAATCTGAAGTAGCAAAGCATTCTTCTGCCTTGGAGGAT CTTTTTAAAGGAATTGCCTTAGAAGCTGATTCGCTACTAAACGATCTTCAAAGTAGTCTCCACAAGCAAGAAGCCAATTTAACTGCGTATGCTAATCAACAACGGGAG GCACATGCTAGAGCAGTTGAGACTAATCGTGCAGTGTCTAAAATAACGGTGAACTTCTTTGAAACTTTAGACAAGCATGCATCCAGTCTGACCCAAATAGTGGAGGAAGCACAAGTtgataatgataaaaaattatgtgaGCTTGAAAAGAAGTTTGAG GAGTGCGCTGCCTTTGAGGAAAAACAACTATTGGAGAAAGTGGCAGAAATGCTTGCAACCTCAAATGCTAGAAAGAAAAAACTG GTTCAAATGGCGGTTAATGATCTTCGCGATAGTGCAAACAGTAAAACCAGTCAGCTGCGGCAAGAAACATTAACCATGCAGGATTCCACTTCATCTGTCAAGGCAGAATGGAGAGTTCACATGGAAAAATCAGAATCAAACTACCAAGAGAATACTTCTGCTGTAGAATCTGGAAAGAAACACCTAGTGGAGGTTCTTCAAACCTG CCTCAACAAGGCCAAAGTAGGTTCGCAACAATGGAGAAAAGCTCAAGAGTCCTTGGTTAGTTTGGAGAAGAGAAATGGTGATTCAGTGGATACTATAATTAG GCGAGGAATGGAAGCTAATCAAGGCCTACGAACCCAATTCTCAAGTGCTGTATCAACAACACTCGAAGATGCAGGCACAGCTAACAAGGATATTAACTTATCGATTGATC ATTCGTTGCAACTTGATCATGAAGCTTGTGAGAACCTGAACTCCATGATCGTCCCATGCTATGGAGATCTAAGAGAACTGAAGGGCGGTCATTACCACAGAATTGTAGAGATAACCGAAAATTCAGGCAAATGTCTGCTCAATGAATACACG GTGGACGAACCATCTTGTTCAACACCAAGAAAGAGACCTTTCAACTTGCCAAGCGTTTCATCCATAGAAGAACTAAGAACCCCATCGTTTGACGAACTATTGAAGTCATTTTGGGATGCAAGATCTCCAAAACAAGCAAATGGAGATGTTAAACAAATTGGGGCATACGAAGCCGCGCAATCAGTTAGAGACTCCAGACTTCCTCTTACTGCTATTAACTAG
- the LOC130944206 gene encoding uncharacterized protein LOC130944206, with the protein MAIEKNSFKVSRLDSEYSPRSRDTMSTDEDELPRRSSALESDEDDEFDDADSGAGSDDFDLLELGETGAEFCQIGNQTCIIPLELYDLAGLEDILSVDVWNEALTEEERFELAKYLPDMDQETFVQTLTELFTGSNLHFGSPIKRLFDMLKGGLCEPRVALYREGLNFFQKRQHYHGLRKHQNDMVNNLCQIRDAWLNCRGYSIEEKLRVLNIMKSQKSLMYEKEDLEVDSSDEESGEGLWSRKNKDRKVAKKIGRYPFHGVGSEFDFHSRGQLGFREQEKSEKQSPKGILKLAGSKTPSARDPTGSIFRMRDQLRNGDNDEEMSYGLIARDRNVLRSNMMDNSGVPRAGKKHDLRRGDERDADNLLGISPSSKADLHGYARNSNQSSDMKFTAKSSSKRGSFDISRKAKYPENVQQFVNSDQMRSRMRGSQLPVKGNPLDPSDYDEFYYNNNTPGDNFGMDSSFKYDDWNLRAKKWKTGRESPDLTYTAYRSSTPQVSERLQSGFRAKSLQEKFRVNFIQNGGKSTEARRGDHMFLRGEETESDSSEQLNDDEDDNPLLHRKFAYPMGAADGSHMKSLKSHLDPKKAKFVGTDMNAHATIQSKKKGGFAGHIENYLTKAKQKGKVQNGGPLHNPPGRIREESYPTRSDMLNDGDDDWRQAYKIGRNGRMRGEPAERLDMLLSNAYTAERKKKGRTTVDHSISRSKYLHDSVGDDDVSLEKQFLVDDNGVGKSRFGRDAHKGDQSERTDAPLLGCNSSKKKRKVKADVTDLIGRDEDANLLSGTLLQTGDSIPLKKKSKKKKEAEVVTLIPDVENAERVIDMGTADVELETKPQKKPFTLITPTVHTGFSFSIIHLLSAVRMAMISPPAEDSLDVQKPGEEQSKSQEGVVNGALSDDKAIARAEPSDQLNMPSLTVLEIVNRVRSNPGDPSILETQEPLQDLVRGVLKIFSSKTAPLGAKGWKVLAAYEKCTRSWTWTGPVSHNSSGHDTIEEVTSPEAWGLPHKMLVKLVDSFANWLKCGQETLQQIGSLPEPPLALMQVNLDEKERFRDLRAQKSLNTINPSSEEVRAYFRKEEVLRYSIPDRAFSYTAADGKKSIVAPLRRCGGKPTSKARDHFMLKRDRPPHVTILCLVRDAASRLPGSIGTRADVCTLIRDSQYIVEDVSDAQINQVVSGALDRLHYERDPCVQFDGERKLWVYLHREREEEDFEDDGTSSTKKWKRQKKDAADQSDQGAVTVAYHGGGEQSGYDLGNDLNVDPPACIDDDKGVELIPNVDTQLNAEDHVDVNHALEEGNTCEGNSMAWEDALDLNPPREVCQENSTNEDYDDEAFVRDRPVDIPSASIL; encoded by the exons ATGGCAATTGAGAAGAATAGCTTTAAAGTGTCTAGGCTTGATTCGGAGTATTCGCCACGGAGCAGGGATACTATGTCTACCGATGAAGATGAGCTTCCACGGCGTAGCTCAGCCCTGGAATCCGACGAGGATGATGAGTTCGATGATGCAGATTCTGGGGCAGGGTCTGATGATTTTGATTTGCTGGAATTAGGCGAAACCGGGGCGGAGTTTTGTCAGATTGGTAATCAAACCTGCATCATTCCGTTGGAACTGTATGATCTTGCTGGACTTGAAGATATACTGTCAGTGGATGTGTGGAATGAGGCCTTGACTGAGGAGGAGAGGTTTGAGCTCGCCAAGTATCTGCCTGACATGGACCAAGAGACTTTTGTTCAAACCCTGACAGAGCTTTTCACTGGTTCTAACCTCCATTTTGGGAGTCCTATTAAGAGGTTGTTTGACATGCTGAAGGGGGGCTTGTGTGAGCCAAGGGTTGCCCTGTACCGGGAGGGCTTAAATTTTTTTCAGAAGCGACAACATTATCATGGGCTGAGGAAGCATCAGAATGACATGGTCAACAATCTTTGTCAGATAAGAGACGCTTGGCTTAATTGTAGGGGTTACAGTATTGAAGAAAAGCTCCGTGTTTTGAACATTATGAAAAGTCAAAAGAGTTTGATGTATGAGAAGGAAGATTTGGAGGTTGATTCTTCAGATGAAGAATCTGGTGAAGGTTTATGGAGTAGGAAGAACAAGGATAGGAAAGTTGCTAAAAAAATTGGCCGTTATCCTTTCCACGGGGTAGGGTCTGAATTTGATTTCCACTCACGAGGACAATTGGGGTTCAGGGAGCAGGAAAAGTCTGAAAAGCAAAGCCCGAAAGGTATACTTAAGTTGGCTGGTTCAAAGACACCTTCAGCAAGAGACCCAACAG GGTCAATATTCAGGATGAGGGATCAGCTTAGGAATGGCGACAATGATGAGGAAATGTCATATGGGCTTATTGCCCGAGATCGTAATGTATTACGTAGCAACATGATGGACAATTCTGGTGTTCCAAGAGCAGGAAAGAAGCATGACCTACGAAGAGGTGATGAAAGGGATGCTGATAATTTGTTGGGTATATCTCCGTCCTCAAAGGCTGATCTACATGGATATGCTAGAAATTCAAACCAATCTTCAGATATGAAGTTCACAGCAAAGTCGTCTTCCAAGCGGGGTTCCTTTGATATTTCTAGAAAGGCTAAATATCCTGAAAATGTTCAACAATTTGTAAATAGTGATCAGATGAGGTCTAGAATGAGGGGTTCACAATTACCAGTAAAAGGTAATCCGCTTGATCCATCAGATTATGATGAATTTTACTACAATAACAATACACCTGGAGACAATTTTGGTATGGATTCATCGTTTAAATATGATGACTGGAATCTGCGCGCAAAGAAGTGGAAGACAGGAAGAGAGTCTCCTGACCTTACTTACACAGCCTATAGATCTTCCACACCACAGGTGAGTGAAAGACTTCAATCTGGTTTCAGAGCAAAATCATTGCAAGAGAAGTTCAGGGTAAATTTTATACAGAATGGAGGAAAAAGTACAGAGGCTCGGAGGGGTGACCATATGTTTCTAAGAGGTGAAGAAACTGAGTCGGACTCATCAGAACAGTTGAATGATGACGAGGATGACAATCCTCTATTGCATAGAAAATTTGCTTATCCAATGGGCGCTGCTGATGGTTCTCACATGAAATCATTGAAGTCTCACCTAGATCCTAAAAAGGCAAAATTTGTTGGGACAGATATGAATGCACATGCAACTATTCAATCCAAAAAGAAAGGTGGATTTGCAGGGCATATTGAAAATTACCTTACAAAAGCAAAGCAGAAGGGCAAAGTACAAAATGGAGGTCCATTGCATAACCCGCCTGGAAGAATTAGGGAAGAGAGCTATCCCACACGATCAGATATGCTtaatgatggtgatgatgattgGAGACAGGCATACAAGATAGGCAGGAATGGTCGAATGCGAGGGGAGCCTGCTGAAAGGCTAGACATGCTGTTATCAAATGCATATACTGCTGAGCGAAAGAAGAAGGGGAGAACCACCGTTGATCATTCTATTTCGAGGTCTAAATATTTGCATGATTCTGTTGGTGATGATGATGTCTCGCTTGAGAAACAGTTTCTGGTGGATGATAATGGAGTTGGGAAGAGTAGGTTTGGGAGAGATGCACATAAGGGTGATCAAAGTGAAAGAACCGATGCACCATTACTTGGATGCAACTCATCAAAGAAGAAGCGAAAAGTGAAGGCTGATGTCACAGATCTTATTGGAAGAGATGAAGATGCTAATCTTCTGTCTGGCACTCTTCTCCAAACTGGTGATTCCATTCCCTTGAAGAAAAagtcaaagaagaaaaaagaggcTGAGGTGGTAACTTTGATACCAGATGTTGAAAATGCTGAGCGTGTTATTGATATGGGGACAGCAGATGTGGAACTTGAAACTAAGCCTCAGAAAAAGCCGTTTACTTTGATCACGCCTACTGTTCATACAGGGTTTTCATTTTCTATTATACATCTTCTATCAGCAGTCCGGATGGCAATGATTAGTCCACCTGCTGAAGACAGCTTGGACGTGCAGAAACCTGGAGAAGAGCAGAGCAAATCGCAGGAAGGTGTTGTCAATGGTGCTCTTTCTGATGATAAGGCAATTGCCCGTGCTGAGCCTTCTGATCAACTGAATATGCCATCTCTTACTGTTCTGGAGATTGTAAATCGTGTGAGGTCAAACCCTGGTGATCCTTCTATCCTTGAGACACAAGAGCCACTGCAGGATTTGGTTAGAGGTGTTCTGAAAATATTTTCTTCCAAAACAGCACCCTTAGGAGCAAAGGGTTGGAAGGTATTAGCAGCTTATGAGAAGTGTACTAGAAGTTGGACATGGACTGGCCCAGTTTCTCATAATTCATCTGGCCATGATACCATTGAGGAGGTTACATCTCCTGAGGCTTGGGGTCTTCCTCATAAGATGCTCGTCAAGTTGGTTGATTCTTTTGCCAATTGGTTGAAATGTGGTCAAGAAACTCTTCAACAAATAGGAAGTCTTCCTGAACCACCTTTGGCATTGATGCAGGTCAACCTTGATGAGAAAGAGAGGTTTAGAGACCTTAGGGCCCAAAAGAGTCTTAACACCATTAACCCAAGTTCAGAGGAAGTGAGGGCTTATTTCCGGAAGGAGGAAGTCCTAAGATACTCAATTCCTGATAGAGCATTCTCTTATACTGCAGCTGATGGGAAAAAATCTATTGTGGCACCTTTGAGAAGGTGTGGTGGTAAGCCAACATCCAAAGCCCGAGATCATTTTATGTTGAAACGCGATCGCCCTCCACATGTTACAATTCTCTGTCTTGTCAGAGATGCAGCTTCTAGGTTGCCGGGAAGTATTGGCACTAGAGCTGATGTCTGTACATTAATTCGAGATTCCCAATATATTGTTGAAGATGTTTCTGATGCACAAATTAACCAAGTAGTTAGTGGGGCTTTGGATAGATTGCATTATGAACGTGATCCTTGTGTACAATTTGATGGGGAAAGAAAATTGTGGGTTTATTTACacagagaaagagaagaagaagattttgaGGATGATGGCACATCGTCCACAAAGAAGTGGAAGAGGCAGAAAAAAGATGCTGCAGACCAATCTGATCAAGGAGCTGTTACTGTTGCTTACCATGGGGGTGGGGAGCAAAGTGGATATGATTTGGGCAACGATCTCAATGTGGATCCACCAGCATGCATTGATGATGATAAGGGAGTGGAACTCATACCTAATGTGGATACACAATTGAATGCGGAAGACCATGTTGATGTCAATCATGCTTTAGAGGAAGGCAATACTTGTGAGGGTAACTCAATGGCTTGGGAGGATGCCCTTGATTTAAATCCTCCTCGTGAGGTATGCCAAGAAAACTCAACTAATGAAGATTATGACGATGAAGCCTTCGTAAGAGATAGGCCTGTTGATATACCAAGTGCAAGCATATTATGA
- the LOC130945700 gene encoding uncharacterized protein LOC130945700, translating to MDDIDQSKIYDPSINSFSQVGSVIDHPLFLQSEIQGCLDVGDPNYDCSFCGMCFWLLERVKKDSTVNRPIFTVLDSVNDGRGPPQFIISGQNYHRIGSLLPDVGQKPKFAQLYIYDTQYEIMHRQRIFGVICIGKQVYSCDLIVILYFVPVIMCYWQTSEIDKELIAELLQMIDTYNVIAQSFQRVREFYQCHPSKILSLKLYSQRKVDRRIYSAPSYDEVAALIVRDFDSSNHGPNLLFDLLVPLQYPLLFPYREDGYQLNIGYRGEQPGYVPGRRTRVSLREFICFLLQIREHKDGIIHKCRLLFQQFIVDCFTMIESQRLYEIRMKQSTIRGEVLQGIEEAMRHGDDEASSIGTRIILPSSFTGGRRYMFNRCQDAMRERIPIADRPDISCHVFHAKLKCLLSDLKEGVFFGPLNAGMYTIEFQKRGLPHAHMLLWLNVESNLQSVKIIDEFICAELPNPQKFSSLYNVVTKYIFHGPYGRLRPSSPCMKDGKCSKFYPKRFVDQTSFDEDGYPIYRRRNTGVTVKINDVDIDNRFVVPYNPLLLMKYQAHINFKLCNKSNVIKYPFKYVNKGPDQVTATVGETYDVVNLLMWLMRSNSITIVVIYHRLNPCGEFLLMIFIIDGRRFTDDVYGLDDGQQAIPGGVVFNIC from the exons atgGATGATATAGACCAATCAAAAATATATGATCCTTCGATAAATTCATTCAGTCAAGTTGGTTCTGTTATTGATCATCCTCTGTTCTTGCAAAGTGAGATACAAG GTTGCCTTGATGTTGGTGATCCTAACTATGATTGTTCATTTTGTGGCATGTGTTTTTGGTTATTAGAACGTGTTAAAAAGGACTCTACAGTTAATCGTCCTATTTTTACT GTATTGGATTCAGTGAATGATGGGAGGGGTCCACCGCAGTTTATAATAAGTGGTCAAAATTATCATCGAATTGGAAGTTTGCTCCCAGATGTTGGTCAGAAGCCTAAATTTGCGCAGTTATATATATACGACACTCAGTATGAGATAATGCATAGGCAGCGAATCTTTGG TGTTATTTGTATTGGAAAACAGGTTTATAGCTGTGATCTGATAGTTATACTATATTTTGTTCCCGTTATAATGTGTTATTG GCAAACATCTGAGATAGATAAAGAATTGATAGCTGAGTTGTTGCAAATGATCGATACTTATAATGTCATAGCACAATCATTTCAAAGAGTCAGAGAATTCTATCAGTGTCATCCATCTAAGATTCTCTCTTTGAAGTTGTATTCGCAAAGGAAGGTTGATCGAAGAATTTACAGTGCTCCCTCTTATGATGAAGTTGCTGCTTTGATTGTTAGAGATTTTGATTCGTCGAATCATGGTCCTAACTTATTGTTCGATCTACTGGTG CCCTTACAATATCCTTTGTTGTTTCCATATCGCGAGGATGGTTACCAGCTGAACATTGGTTATCGAGGTGAACAGCCTGGATATGTTCCTGGAAGGAGAACAAGGGTTTCCCTCAGGGAATTCATATGTTTTCTTCTCCAGATTAGGGAGCACAAAGATGGAATTATTCACAAGTGTAGGCTATTATTTCAGCAATTTATTGTTGATTGTTTCACTATGATTGAGTCCCAAAGGTTGTATGAAATTAGAATGAAGCAAAGTACAATTAGAGGAGAAGTCCTTCAAGGAATAGAGGAGGCTATGCGTCATGGCGATGATGAAGCTTCTTCAATTGGGACACGAATCATTTTGCCTTCTTCCTTCACTGGTGGTAGACGTTATATGTTTAACCGTTGTCAGGATGCCATG CGAGAGCGAATTCCCATTGCTGATCGTCCTGATATCTCTTGTCATGTCTTTCATGCCAAGTTGAAGTGCCTCCTTAGCGATCTCAAGGAAGGTGTGTTTTTTGGTCCACTTAATGCAG gtATGTATACTATTGAGTTCCAAAAAAGAGGTCTACCGCATGCACACATGTTACTTTGGCTTAACGTGGAAAGCAACTTACAAAGTGTTAAAATTATTGATGAATTCATCTGTGCCGAGCTACCCAATCCCCAGAAATTTTCATCTCTTTATAATGTCGTCACCAAGTACATTTTTCATGGTCCCTACGGTCGACTTAGACCGAGTTCTCCTTGCATGAAAGATGGTAAGTGCTCAAAATTTTATCCAAAAAGATTCGTTGACCAAACGAGCTTTGATGAGGATGGCTATCCAATATATAGACGTCGTAATACGGGTGTGACAGTGAAGATCAATGATGTTGATATTGATAACAGATTTGTTGTGCCCTATAATCCATTGCTGTTAATGAAATATCAAGCTCACATAAATTTTAAGTTATGTAACAAGTCAAACGTCATTAAGTATCCTTTTAAGTATGTCAATAAGGGTCCGGATCAGGTGACTGCAACTGTTGGAGAAACATATGATGTTGTGAATCTTCTCATGTGGTTGATGAGATCAAACAGTATTACGATTGTCGTTATTTATCACCGTTTGAATCCATGTGGAGAATTTTTGCTTATGATATTCATCATAGATGGCCGGCG ATTTACTGATGATGTTTACGGGTTGGATGATGGCCAACAGGCGATTCCTGGAGGGGTGGTCTTTAACATATGTTGA
- the LOC130945701 gene encoding uncharacterized protein LOC130945701 codes for MNGVTYDTFQEACSTMGFLIDDKEYVSAIKEVTELASAAQLRRLFMMLLLSGSMGRPLRHKLQYLDLTMSQDELQAFCLLEIEKLLQSNVKSLRNYAGMPVPNNSLVSQFSNLMLLRELQYDTVSLTHEYDANIFKLNEEQRVVYDKIIDCVSNKRNGFFFFVYGGIASLLLPGGKTAHSMFNIPFELTEDTVCRIKKDSLKAEIVRLADLIIWDEAPMTNKLAFEALDRMLWDIMVSVFDRNKDLPFGRKVVVLGGDFRQVLPVIPKGSRAEIVMVSINSSILWKYCEVLQLTKNMRLASGLEQSTAQELRSFLDWILQIGEGLCRTLVNDKLFVDIPSNLIIPVLENSVEDIDRAILAPTIKSVEEINNYIVDLLPGEEKNYLITDSICDSDAYFDVDVDWINVEFLNQIRCSGLPNHLLKLKIGVHIILLRNVDPAGGLCNGTQLVVRDLATNVIGADIVSGSNVGDKIFITRMNSIPSDTVIPFKFQRRQFPVSLSFVMTINKSQGQTLSTVGLFLCRPVFCHGQLYVALSRVRNRKGLKILLCNEELVDPTRIENVVFKEVFDKI; via the exons ATGAATGGTGTTACTTATGATACATTTCAAGAGGCATGTTCCACCATGGGATTCTTGATAGATGATAAGGAGTATGTTTCTGCTATTAAGGAAGTCACCGAGTTAGCGTCAGCTGCACAGCTAAGGAGGCTTTTTATGATGTTGTTGCTATCTGGTTCCATGGGAAGACCTCT AAGACATAAGCTGCAATATCTCG ATCTAACGATGAGTCAGGACGAGTTGCAAGCATTTTGTTTGTTGGAGATTGAGAAACTATTGCAGAGTAATGTAAAATCATTGAGAAATTATGCTGGCATGCCAGTTCCTAATAACTCTTTAGTCTCTCAATTTAGCAATTTGATGCTGTTGCGTGAGTTGCAGTATGATACTGTTTCTTTGACTCATGAGTACGATGCAAATATCTTTAAGTTAAATGAAGAACAGAGGGTGGTCTACGATAAAATTATTGATTGTGTTTCGAATAAGAGGAATggattctttttttttgtgtacGG TGGTATTGCTTCTCTGTTGTTACCTGGTGGTAAGACGGCGCATTCTatgttcaatattccttttgagCTGACTGAAGACACTGTTTGTCGGATTAAGAAGGATAGTCTAAAAGCTGAGATAGTCCGATTGGCCGATTTGATTATTTGGGATGAGGCGCCGATGACTAACAAATTAGCATTTGAAGCGCTCGATAGGATGTTGTGGGATATAATGGTTTCAGTCTTTGATAGGAATAAAGATTTACCTTTTGGTAGGAAGGTGGTCGTTCTTGGTGGTGATTTCAGGCAAGTCTTGCCAGTTATTCCAAAAGGTTCTCGTGCTGAGATTGTGATGGTATCCATAAATTCTTCTATCCTCTGGAAATACTGCGAAGTTTTGCAATTGACAAAAAATATGAGGTTAGCAAGTGGATTGGAACAATCAACTGCTCAGGAGTTAAGGTCATTTTTAGATTGGATACTTCAAATCGGTGAAGGTCTATGTAGAACTCTGGTCAATGATAAACTTTTTGTTGATATTCCTTCTAATCTTATCATTCCTGTTTTGGAAAATTCAGTGGAAGATATT GATAGGGCAATATTGGCTCCGACTATCAAGAGTGTTGAAGAAATAAACAATTATATAGTTGATTTGTTGCCCGGTGAGGAGAAAAATTATCTCATTACTGATTCGATATGTGATAGTGATGCCTAttttgatgttgatgttgattGGATAAATGTTGAATTCTTGAATCAGATTAGGTGTTCGGGTCTACCTAATCATTTGTTGAAGTTGAAAATAGGCGTGCATATTATTTTGTTGAGGAATGTTGATCCAGCTGGGGGTTTGTGTAATGGAACTCAACTTGTTGTGCGAGATCTAGCGACAAATGTGATTGGTGCGGATATTGTTTCTGGTAGCAATGTTGGGGATAAAATTTTTATCACCAGAATGAATTCGATACCTAGTGATACGGTTATACCGTTTAAATTCCAACGCCGTCAATTCCCAGTTTCTTTGTCATTTGTGATGACAATCAACAAAAGCCAGGGTCAGACATTATCAACAGTCGGTTTGTTCTTGTGTCGTCCTGTGTTTTGTCACGGTCAACTTTATGTAGCTCTTTCCCGAGTTAGGAATAGAAAGGGTCTTAAGATTTTACTTTGTAATGAAGAATTAGTTGATCCTACCAGGATTGAAAATGTTGTATTTAAGGAAGTTTTTGATAAGATATAA